The Eriocheir sinensis breed Jianghai 21 chromosome 29, ASM2467909v1, whole genome shotgun sequence genomic interval TAAGAGGGTTAACTGCTCACTATTAGTTTTATATAGGCCGATCAAGCTCCTCCATAAGTCTGCACACGGTGAGAAGAAGCAGGGAACGAAAACTATtcatgaaaaaaaagagtaatagaaggaagaacgaagaagaagaggaagaagcaagcaagcaagaagaatagaaaaaaaaggaaatcagaagtaagaataataatgaaaaaagaagtaaaaagaattagaaaagggaagggagaggaaaaagaaaactaccTCCCCCCAAAGCATCGCAGCGCACATTACAGAACCAACCACAAACACGCGTCGCTAAGATACGAACGAAACCGAAACAAAACGATCGCAATTACCGacgaaaaacgaaaaacaaaatatTAGCAGAACACTTACGTCATAGCGTCACtggtgggcaggtgtgtgtgtaggtgacgTCATAACCTTacctgaaaaagagaaaaaaaacaggtgtgAGTGATTTTAATAATGATatggagagaaaaagtagagttAGATAAAAAGGTAGATACGAGAAGAGCCTTGATTACCCTTACCTGGAGAGAAGATTGACCAGGTGTGAGTGATTTTAAttaagggaaacagaggaaaaagaagagttataAAAAGGTACATACGAGAAGAACCTTGATTACCTTTACCTggagagaagattaaccaggtgtGAGTGATTTTAATAATGATatggagagaaaaagtagagttAGATAAAAAGGTAGATACGAGAAGAACCTTGATTACCCTTACCTggagagaagattaaccaggtgtGAGAGATcttgatgaagggaaaaagaggaaaaagaagagttataAAAAGGTAGATACGAGAAGAACCTTGATTACCCTTACCTGGAGAGAAGATCGACCAGGTGTGAGTGATTTTAATAAtgatatggagagaaaaaagaagagttagaTAAAAAGGTAGATACGAGAAGAACCTTGATTACCCTTACCTGGAGAGAAGATTGACCAGGTGTGAGTGATTTTGATAAtgatatggagagaaaaaagaagagttagaTAAAAAGGTAGATACGAGAAGAACCTTGATTACCCTTACCTggagagaagattaaccaggtgtGAGTGATTTTGATAAtgatatggagagaaaaaagaagagttagaTAAAAAGGTAGATACGAGAAGAACCTTGATTACCCTTACCTGGAGAGAAGATTGATCAGGTGTGAGTGATTCTAAttaagggaaacagaggaaaaagaagagttagaaaaaggtAGATACGAGAAGAACCTTGATTACTGATTACCCTTACCTGGAGAGAAGATTGACCAGGTGTGAGTGATTTTGAAtatagtaaaagaggaaaaagaagagttagaTAAAGAAGGTAGGCCTATATATCAGAAAGTCCTTGGAATACCTTACTTAAAGAGATAATTAAGCAGGTGTGGGTGATTTTAATTAtgccaagagagagaaaaagaggagttagATGATAGAGATATACAGAGGAATCtacaccttcatcttccacctcctttatCACCCCtatcatcttctccctctccttcactgtcttcatcttttattccccttcctatcatctccttccttcttctccatccacCTTCTACACCCATCCttatcttctccatttccttcactaTCTATATCAGTTGCTTCCCTTCtgttatcatcttccttctcctcctccatccaccttcTACATCcatccttatcttctcccttccttcactatctATATTATTTGATCCTCtactatcatcatcttccttcttctccttccatcttctacacgtcatctccatcttcaccatccttatcttcttccttcccttcactatctATATCATTTGCTCCTCtactatcatcatcttcctcctcctcctcctctatccatcctcccatcttcttccccatctttatTTTCCATGTTATTCGTCaagtttatcttccttccttccttccttcctcttatattcttctccttctatcatcttctgccttctctcttcactcttccatctttatctaagtttctcgtcttccttccatcttcatcttctgcCTTCTTTCACTacctccattttctttactttccttcctatcttcatctatGCCCTTTTCTGtccactctttcatctcctttctcatctttattttccacctcttcttcctcccttcctctatcatcTTCTGCTGCCTCCTCTATACACCCTCCACTCAGcgcctccccttcatcttctcttcccattGTCGTCACTCCCTTGCCCGTCTTTACGCCCATATCGCCCCATCAGGCATCAAAGAGCGGTGTTTGTTTCTGCCAAGTCGGGTTAGCAGGTTCTGATCTCACTCCGGTACACTAAAACGGGCTTGGATTCCCTTTCTTgatcgccttcctcctcttcttcttcttcttccttctttccttctctctttcaactttctgcttcccttctcccttctggtttttctttcttcctttcccacctcttcacttctctttcttcctctctcctttcttctgcattttcctcttccctcatctcttccttttcttcttctctctctctctctctctttctctctccctgtgtcttcccttctctctcccttttcctttttccttttttctctcttccctcttccttcctcccttcattatttcttctgctttttcactcctctttcctcttctctccctcctcttcattcttccctttttccctctgttccttcacttctcctccttcttcccttctctctcctcctcctcatcatcatcatcctatcaCTGTTTATCAAGGCTCTCATTACTCTCTATTAGCTCTCAAGGGTAAACTCTAACAAAGGTTCTCACAACAATAAGCCGAATAAACACACAAGTAAATACTCCAGCAACTCACAATGGTAAACTCAAATCAAGGTTCTCAGAGCAATAAAGCGAAGGAGAGTATCGGTAAACATCTTTATTGACGAAAGTCCCACGAGGCATAACATTATATACAGCGGCGGTGAGATCCTGAAGAGCTCTTGCGGAGGAGAGCGGGACAGGCGCAGCGTTAAAGCATCATCCACGAGATCGATGTGAGGAGACTTCGAGGTCGAGCAAGAATAGAGAACATCAGTCTTGGTTCAGCCGTATGCGGGCACTGGGCTGTAGGCTTGGACTGGGGCGGGTCCGTAGGTTGGGGTGGGTCCGTAGGTGGCCGGGTACTGCGCCACGCCCTCGTAGGTGACCTCTGCCACGAAGCCGGAGTCTCCGCTGACGTAGTAGCGGACGTGCTGGCGGCGGCCGTCGGGAAGCTGCACGTAGTAGGAGCCCTTGGTGTCGTAGCCGTCGCGGGACTCCTGGTGGCCGAAGTCGTTGCCGTTGTAGTCCTTGATCGCGTAGTCGAAGTCGTATTGCGGGATGGCCTGGaggaagggggggtcgaggggggcgaagaagaagggtcagacagGCGAAGAGACGAGTtatagtagtggtattagtagctgtagtagtagtagtagtagtagtagtagtagtagtagtagtagtagtagaagaagaagaggaaagtagttTGGGAGTTCGTGGAGggcgaagaagggtcagacagGCGAAGAGACGAGTTATAgcagtggtattattattagtagtggtagtagtagtagtagtagtagtagaagaagaagaggaaagtagtttggaaagtttcgtttagtcggcgcaacatctttggtcatatgccagagagagacagaaggggaaggaattataggagaagaagaacagtgaccgggCTTTCTTGAAGAGTAATTTTCCCATATACAAGAGGCAGAGGCCGTGTACAGCTATCAccggcatcacaaaacagcccatgaaaagcCCGAGAGCAGCTTTTAAGAGACCCATTTCAAACAGgcgctcactcacacacactcacttatgCAAGCACCAACACCAGACGCCCGGGACTCACGTTATAAGACGGGGCGGGCCTGTAGGACGGGGCGGGGGAGTAGCCGTACGAAGGGGCCGTCGGGGCAGCCATAGCCACGGTCAGGAACACGGAGAGGGCCGCGAGGAGCTGGGAACACATCGATAGACACCCAAAGTCAccaaagagagatgaagaacctCCGAATTTAGCCCCAGTAAGTGAAATTGAGCTAAAAAAGTGACCCATCTTGACCTgagccaacctaaccttaccaaacctaacctaaggaATATTTGAACACCTAGAAACGCCTACAGTCACAGAGATGAAGAACCTCCTAATTTAGCCCCAGTAAGTGAAATTGAGCTAAAAAAGTGACCCATCTTGacctgacccaacctaaccttaccaaacctaactaaAGCAATATTCGAACACCCAGAAACGCCTATAGTcacagagagagatgaaaaacctCCGAATTTAGCTCAAAAAAGTGAAAGTCTGACCCAGAAATCAAATATATCCTGACCTTGCCTAATcctaccttaccaaacctaaccaaagcaATATTTCAACAACCAAAAACGCCTACAGTcacagagagagatgaagaacctCCTAATTTAGCTCAAAAAAGTGAAAGTCTAACCCAAAAATCTAATATATCCTGACCCAAGCAATATAATAACAATGGGACACACAATTACGGTTaccaaaatataagaaaagacagCAACTAAACCCAACCCAAGCAATATATTAACACCGGGACACACAATTACAGTTaccaaaatataagaaaagaccGCAACTAAACCCTACCCAAGCAATATATTAACAATGGGACACACAATTACAGTTaccaaaatataagaaaagaccGCAACTAAACCCTACCCAAGCAATATATTAACAATGGGACACACAACAACGGTTaccaaaatataagaaaagaccTGCAACTAAACCCTACAAGCAATATATTAACAATGGGACACACAATTACAGTTaccaaaatataagaaaagaccGCAACTAAACCCTACCCAAGCAATATATTAACAATGGGACACACAACAACGGTTaccaaaatataagaaaagaccGCAACTAAACCCAACCCAAGCAATATATTAACAATGGGACACACAACAACGGTTaccaaaatataagaaaagaccGCAACTAAACCCAACCCAAGCAATATATTAACAATGGGACACACAATTACGGTTaccaaaatataagaaaagaccGCAACTAAACCCAACCCAAGCAATATATTAACAATGGGACACACAATTACGGTTaccaaaatataagaaaagacagCAACTAAACCCAACCCAAGCAATATATTAACAATGGGACACACAATTACGGTTaccaaaatataagaaaagaccGCAACTAAACCCAACCCAAGCAATATATTAACACCGGGACACACAATTACAGTTaccaaaatataagaaaagacagCAAGAATGACCCCCAAAAGTGAAAACCGATACCCCAGAGAGCAAATCTatcgtgacctgacctgacctatccTAAGAAAGCTTTATCTGTTCTTGTTATTTCATTGCTTGACCTCTTCCACTAAATGACGCAGAATAGCACCAAGAGATTGAGTATCGTTCCctactgcccctccctccctctcttaaccCGCAGCCAACgttcccagattgtcgtactcagccgcttatatttcccgacttcctaccccaaaactgtcttctgggctccaataacgaaactcatttatagttatcgttagaaaagttagatcctgatgtttcttagcAATACTTAGGCGttagaaacaggtaaatactatgctctgagtacgataacctggcaacggtgcCCGCAGCCCTTCCCTAAGGTCATTCCTAGGGTGTGATTCTGCGGCCACGGCGGGAGCGAACCTTCATGATGTTCTCGGGAAGGCGTCGAAGAGTGAAGTGAAGTAGGTCGACCGAGCGAGCCCTTAtatacccagccagccagccagccagtcattcagctaaaccgtgaggtggaggaggaggaggaggaggaggaggaagaggtggaggtggtgtgaaGGGGTGAAAAGTCGAGCACTGTTTGAAAAATGAATGTGGAAATgacaaaggcggtggctgagtggtttacGTGCCGGGGTCGGGGGTTCGAATCCTGCCCGTCGCCAGTGCTGGGATTTTcgcagtcaccgccgagtggcctgagactacccacatgctgtcctgaagaccacccatcaacccggactctagattctctgcCTAAAAAGAGGCTAAAAGATGATCTCCGGGGGGCAGGATGAGACacgcaagatggcaccactataaacacttgcctgcgtcataacGGAATGGGGGCGACCACCGGGACACAAcgagagagtaaataaataagtaaataaataaatgaagacagggagcttctgtgtgtgtgtgtgtgtgtgtgtgtgtgtgtgtgtgtgtgtgtgtgtgtgtgtgtgtgtgtgtgtgtgtgtgtgtgtgtgtgtgtgtgtgtgtgtgtgtttcctcttttctccttcattcattcattctattaattcagtctctctctctctctctctctctctctctctctctctctctctctctctctctctctctctctctctctctctctctctctctctctctctctctctctctctctctctctctctctgtttgtctgtctgtaaatgAACGAACCCTTGCCCTCTGCCCGTCTAAAGTTATTCTCCATCTGTTTGCCTCCTATTGACcgttcacctgtctgtctgtttatctgtctatctgtcctgcctgggggttgggatggcatgttcctccctcctcccttgttgtttacctgcaacaataaactatcaaacaatcaatctacctgtctatctgtctgtgtgttataGGAGGGGGCGAAGCGAGTGAATGTGAATAACGTTATGTAAACACTCGTAagaccacacccacacacacactcacacaccccgcGCCAGCAatgacctaaacacacacactcattcggCTTCTCTCACGCCCCCGCGGCACCGTGACAGCTAAAGGCAGGCGTTTGCAATCAGCCCCGCATGATCGCTAGcttgccttttcttggtgctgagtgctgagtgctGGAGAGATTTAGGtagtgcttatgtgtgtgtgagggagtgtatgtatgtatgtatgtatgtgtgtgtgtgtgtgtgtgtgtgtgtgtgtgtgtgtgtgtgtgtgtgtgtgtgtgtgtgtgtgtgtgtgtgtgtgtgtgtgtgtgttatgttttgaatttgttatcttgtgttttcttcttctttttcttttatcatcttttcttcttccattcctatctACATCATTCTTcaactactttttcttcttttccttcttcttcttatccacctctttttcttcctcgctctcttcttcttcttctgtatattttcttcttttatcttcttttcctctttcctttcctatctacaTCATTCTTcaactactttttcttcttttccttcttcttcttatccacctctttttcttcctcgctttcttcttcttcttctgtatatttttcctctttatttgccATTCTCTTCTCTTGTTATCATCACCAATAAGGTCATCATTCTccaactattttttcttcttttccttcttcttatccacctctttttcttcctcgctttcttcttcttcttctgtatattttcttctttatttgccatttttcttctctcattatcatcaccaataAGGTCATCATTCTTCAGTCATCATTTCCACCTGTTTCCAGCCTTCTTCTTCACTATTCACTAAGTAATTCGAGACCCTTTCACTCTTCAAACAAAACCTCACTAACGTCATCATCATTTAGTCCATATTTCCACTTGTTTCCagccttcctcttcactctccacTAACTAATTCGACCCCCTTTCACTCTTCAAACAAAACCTCACTAACGTCACCATCATCAAGTCCATATTTCCTCCTGTTTCCAGCCTTCCTCTTCACTACCCACTAACTAATTCGACCCTTTCACTCTTCAAACAAAAcctgccctcctttcctccgccaggtacgagggaagggaagtaaagccCAAAGCACACACGATTAATTCAACACCCACAAAAGACACAACCACTAAGCCATAAGAGAGAGTGTCAGGATCGCTCGTGCTTACTAAGggtcgcattttaaaacatttcgtctcaCAAGTTCATAtgtttgacctctctttttggacactcctttgacctctattcgggaacagtaagtagcgggctttttttttaatattcttctttacgcccttgaactgtctccttagttgtaaaaaaaaaggctttcgtatgagttgaggacatttccaggagtagttttgtgaccctggtggtagtttgacccttcctctgtaccacgagcctaaagaaacactcattagaactcgactgatcatTTCTTTGACCAttagaagtagttgatgtgaaaagggaaagtatcttataatacctgCCTAATTTAATCTCCTTACGAGCGATCTCTCATAAAGGTTTTGATAGGGGATTTAAACGCCTTCACGGGGTACGATTATTAACTATTCTCGTCCCAGGTAAAAATCTCCTTACGAGCGATCTCTCATAAAGGTTTTGATAGGGGATTTAAACGCCTTCACGGGGTACGATTATTAACTATTCTCGTCCCAGGTAAAAATCTCCTTACGAGCGATCTCTCATAAAGGTTTTGATAGGGGATTTAAACGCTTTCAGGGGATACGATTATTAACTATTCTCGTCCCAGGTAAAAATCTCCTTACAAGCGATCTCTCATAAAGGTTTTGATAGGGGATTTAAACGCTTTCAGGGGGTACGATTATTAGCTATTCTCGTCCCAGGTAAAAATCTCCTTACAAGCGATCTCTCATGAAGGTTTTGATAGGGGATTTAAACGCCTTCACGGGATACGATTATTAACTATTCTCGTCccaggtaaaaatatatatacctgtgTTAGAACCTTGATGTTTGAAGAGCCATACCTGtcacaccctccccccctcccccctcccctctatcACGACCCCCCATCCAtccatacagacacacacacacacacacacacacacacacacacacacacacacacacgcacattacatccatcacacacacacacacacacacacacacacacacacacacacacctttcttacGCGGTACCGAGTCTAAcctgctcttcctccccctcccctctctttctctctctctctctctctctctctctctctctctctctctctggtaacctCGCCGCGCCCACCCACGCAAGCAACAGccacgccccctcctcccccctcctcgccccccctcgccccttctttctctctctctctctccctcctggctATGTGGTTTCGGAGCAAGTCACGGCGTTATTAAAGaggccatcaccaccgccaccagttcGATTCcccctccctgttttttttttttttttttgagataatgatatttttttactttatttttttattattactattttcttttttttcttgtgtgtgtgtgtgtgtgtgtgtgtgtgtgtgtgactacaaAACACATCAGACCCGTAcatgaaaaaacacacacacacacacacacacacacacacacacacacacagagggcacTCCAGCCGTGAAAATAACTcacacggaggaggaagaggaggaggaggaggaggaggaggaggaggagcgtgagggAGGAAGGTCGACAACTCCACTAAAACGAGGTTAATCCAAAGctctcatgcctcctcctcctcctcctcctcctcctcctcctcctcctctttattgtaGGATTTATGTTCAtatttatacctcctcctcctccatctccgttatacctcctcctcctcctcctcctcctcctccttctcctcctcatgtatgttttctgtgtttattaacttttttttattgtgtgtgtgtgtgtgtgtttgtgtgtttgtgtgtgcgtgaagGTTAACCACAaattcacgcacacgcacacgcacacaaaaaaagtaaaaaaaaattaaagtacaaattttatcaaacacacacacacacacacacacacacacacacacacacatacacaggtgacGTAATAGGTAACAGGTGTGCATTCTAATCAGCTGtttattacgcacacacacacatacacacacacagcctcaaggGAATTCCGATCTCATTAATAAATTAGATCATGTTTATATATTGCATCATTTttaagtgtctgtctgtccgtctgtctgtctgtctgtctgtgtctgtctgtctgtctgtctgtctgtgtctgtctgtctgtgtctgtctgtttattgttttcttctatttttgtttttattgtaatgtttttatctgtttttttaatgcttttttattttctatgttctttctttcccattctttccctttcctttccttccctttcctttcctttcctttcctttccttcccttcccttcccttcccttcctttcctttcccttccttttccttccctttccttacctttcctttcctttcctttcctttcctttccttcccttcccttcccttcatttcacactctcactctctctctttctctctttcatttcctctccatttccttttcctctccttttatcttctctctctctctctctctctctctctctctctctctctctctctctctctctctctctctctctctctctctctctctctctctctctctctctctctctctctctctctctccttcttcttctttattccttatttggttttcttttattgctttgttatctctttcctttgtttttccttccttttctttctttcatcttcttttctcttcttcctctttctttctccttctctttctccttctccttcttctcttttccttacttcttatatttcttcttcttctttttcttcttctgttttttccttggactattttttctgcttctcctcctcctcctccttcttcttcttcgttcctcctcctcctcctctttttcttcgtctcacatatctcctccttctgctttatatgatttttcttagacgagttttcttcttctcttccttcttcctctcgtcctcctcctcctcctcctcctcctcctcctcttcaaagcgACAGATAACCAAACTACAAAACTTCCCTCTGAGTTAAGTTTTgtgaccctcctcctcttcctcctcctcctcctcttcctcctcctggactTAACCCAACCTTCGGCGGGTCTTCGAAGTCACACAAGACGGGATCCCGAACTTGAAGATATGGTTGAGTACAAGGCTAATAGGCTattgttaagaggaggaggaggaggaggaagaaggtgaataaGTGAGGTGagtagagtagaggagaggaaaatagagtagAGGAGAGTAGAGTAAAGTAAAGTAGaggagagtagagtagagtagaggaggaggaggaggaggaggaggagaaacagtagatatggaaagaggaatgtaggaggagagggaagcgaaagaaaggagcagaaagagaaggaagaagagaaagaaggagaaaggaaaaaaagaaagaaaaatagtaggaggaggaggaggaggaggaggaggagaaacaatagatatggaaagagaaatgtaggaggagagggaagagaaagaagaatgattacaaagagaagaagagaaagaaggagaaaggaagaagaaagaaaatataggaggaggaaagaagagaaggaggaggaggaagaggaggaggaggaagaaataaaaaaaaggagataccacaaaaaataacaaataaatgaaaattgaTAAGAAATGatggacagaaaaacagacagacagacagaagaagaggaagaggaggaggaggaggaggaggaggaggaggaggaggaggaggtaataagaaggaaggattagaaaacagaagagaaacaaaagggagatacagatagagattgacacacacacacacacacacacacacacacacacacacaacgacataATCCATTTCGTTATATCACTGCGTCATCTTCGTTAGCTTACGCGTGATTGGCTGAttgcacctcccccctccccccttcatacccccttcctcctctcctccctttctctttctctttctttcttaatcacctctgtgtgtgtgtgtgtgtgtgtgtgtgtgtgtgtgaatatgtcaATAGGTAAGCTAATTaacaggtgagtgagtgagtgagtgagcaggTGAGTAATTGGTGCTTAATTGGGTTagttaatagtggtggtggtgattatacaTAGTAGGTGAGTGAATGTAATGAACGACTAATGAACGAGTAGAAAGATATAATTATATAGAGATACTTAAGTAGATatgtagataaacagatagaaagaataaatgaaagattGAATAATACCGAATAATGAATGAAGTTGTCCCTCTATGTGTGTACTCAGTAAATTCATATATTCCTCTTCAGTAACGGGAATTTTTATTACTTAACAAAATGACTTCACCCCTTGTTTATTTTTGCTGTGAACTGCTTGCTACCATGCGTGTTTGAAAATAATAAAccttcctaacttaacctaactatcctaacctaacctaacctaatataacctaaacaaaacacacatgtaTTTGTATTAGAATCACTAaggctttctctttttctataagTTTCTGCCTGCCATATgcttgaagatgccctaaacttaacctaacctaaataaaCGCCAAACAGTTCTCTTTCTATCAGATccaatatgtctttttttttgttatatgctTTTGTCTGTCACGTGTTTGGTctagtggtctagtggtcagcgtgcctggcttctacttcgcgggcccgggttcgaatcccggcccggacagtcggcgtgcagctcacccagctgttcatcctccctctcgagtttggtcgataaatgggtacgggggaaaacctggggaaggtaaactgtgggaacccggatgtcacactggccctgtgtcccggggtaatgggctcccccccaccacaggctcaagggccaatgtcacggagatgagcaccgaggccacgcgctgctacagtgtatgcgcccaactttacctttaccttaaccTCAATAAACCCAAATCCGTGTCTTTGTATTGGAACCCTTAATTAATTTCTTTTTACGCCCCAGCCTTCCTTGTCCCCGTTAATTACTCCTTGACCAAAACCCAAACACTTGTCTTCGTATATCAGAGCAATTACCGAACTTACTCTCTTTTTTATCGCACTTCCTTCCTTGTCCAGAACCCAAAAAGTCATCTACGTATTGGGACCACTAACTCATTCCTTTTTCCCCCACAgtcacagaggaagaggaggaggaggtggaggaggtggaggaggtgggggcaCTGTATCTCTCAAAACCCAAACACTTGTCTTTTCCCCCCACAgtcacagaggaagaggaggaggaggtggaggaggtggaggaggtggggtaCTGCATCTCTCTCAAAACCCAAACACTT includes:
- the LOC127004814 gene encoding cuticle protein 7-like isoform X3, with product MAAPTAPSYGYSPAPSYRPAPSYNAIPQYDFDYAIKDYNGNDFGHQESRDGYDTKGSYYVQLPDGRRQHVRYYVSGDSGFVAEVTYEGVAQYPATYGPTPTYGPAPVQAYSPVPAYG
- the LOC127004814 gene encoding cuticle protein 7-like isoform X2; amino-acid sequence: MKLLAALSVFLTVAMAAPTAPSYGYSPAPSYRPAPSYNAIPQYDFDYAIKDYNGNDFGHQESRDGYDTKGSYYVQLPDGRRQHVRYYVSGDSGFVAEVTYEGVAQYPATYGPTPTYGPAPVQAYSPVPAYG
- the LOC127004814 gene encoding cuticle protein 7-like isoform X1 yields the protein MCSQLLAALSVFLTVAMAAPTAPSYGYSPAPSYRPAPSYNAIPQYDFDYAIKDYNGNDFGHQESRDGYDTKGSYYVQLPDGRRQHVRYYVSGDSGFVAEVTYEGVAQYPATYGPTPTYGPAPVQAYSPVPAYG